In Palaemon carinicauda isolate YSFRI2023 chromosome 14, ASM3689809v2, whole genome shotgun sequence, the following proteins share a genomic window:
- the LOC137653821 gene encoding adenylate kinase isoenzyme 6-like yields the protein MDMKGLHQVLDELEDMITEGGKVVDYHGCDFFPERFFDIVFVLKTDNTILYDRLAGRGYHGTKLTENVECEIMNVIRDEAMDSYNNDIVHVLPSNSPEDMESNIERIILWIEAWKRDNGA from the exons ATGGACATGAAGGGCCTTCATCAG GTTCTAGATGAATTAGAGGACATGATTACAGAGGGAGGAAAAGTTGTGGACTACCATGGCTGTGATTTCTTCCCCGAGAGATTTTTTGATATAGTTTTTGTTTTGAAAACAGACAACACCATCCTCTATGATCGTTTGGCTGGAAG ggGCTACCATGGAACAAAGCTGACAGAGAATGTTGAATGCGAAATCATGAATGTCATAAGAGACGAGGCTAtggatagttataataatgatattgtccATGTTCTTCCATCAAACTCTCCAGAAGATATGGAATCCAATATTGAGAGGATTATTTTATGGATTGAAGCCTGGAAAAGAGATAATGGAGCTTAA